From the genome of Bubalus bubalis isolate 160015118507 breed Murrah chromosome 2, NDDB_SH_1, whole genome shotgun sequence, one region includes:
- the ABT1 gene encoding activator of basal transcription 1, with product MAALSYVSASMEVEGLELGAAELGPLEGSDQKLEAEEEQEESKEAAGGSKKRVVPGIVYLGHIPPRFRPLHVRNLLSAYGEVGRVFFQAEDGFVKRKKKAAAASAAGGKKRSKYSKDYTEGWVEFRDKRVAKRVAVSLHNTPMGSRRRSPFRYDLWNLKYLHRFTWSHLSEHLAFERQVRRQRLRAEVAQAKRETDFYLRSVERGQRFLAADGDSTRPNGSWAFVQRPTEQEMRARKAARPGGRERARLANAQDQARSNRGLLAKIFGAPTPSESRGNSSPVRNS from the exons ATGGCTGCCCTGTCTTACGTATCGGCAAGCATGGAGGTAGAGGGTTTGGAGCTGGGCGCCGCGGAGCTGGGACCTCTGGAAGGGAGTGACCAGAAACTAGAGGCAGAGGAGGAACAGGAGGAATCTAAAGAGGCGGCTGGTGGCAGCAAGAAACGGGTAGTGCCGGGCATTGTGTACCTGGGCCACATCCCGCCCCGCTTTAGGCCTTTACACGTACGGAACCTTCTCAGCGCCTACGGGGAGGTCGGGCGTGTTTTTTTCCAGGCTGAGG ACGGGTTCGTGAAGCGCAAGAAGAAGGCAGCAGCTGCCTCCGCCGCCGGAGGGAAAAAGCGGTCCAAGTACAGCAAGGACTACACGGAGGGCTGGGTGGAGTTCCGGGACAAGCGAGTAGCCAAGCGTGTGGCGGTCAGTCTTCACAACACGCCCATGGGCTCCCGCAGGCGCAGCCCCTTCCGTTATGATCTGTGGAACCTCAAG TACCTGCACCGTTTTACCTGGTCCCACCTCAGCGAGCATCTTGCTTTTGAGCGCCAGGTGCGCAGGCAGCGTCTGAGAGCTGAGGTTGCCCAGGCCAAGCGTGAGACTGACTTCTATCTTCGAAGTGTGGAGCGCGGACAGCGTTTTCTTGCGGCTGATGGGGACTCTACCCGCCCGAATGGTTCCTGGGCCTTTGTCCAGCGTCCTACTGAGCAGGAGATGAGGGCCCGGAAGGCAGCTCGGCCAGGGGGACGTGAACGAGCTCGCCTGGCTAACGCTCAGGACCAGGCCCGCTCCAACCGAGGGCTTCTTGCCAAGATCTTTGGAGCCCCTACACCCTCAGAGAGCAGGGGGAACTCCTCACCGGTCAGGAACTCTTGA
- the LOC123332261 gene encoding protein transport protein SEC31-like produces MGGSVSKATVLECVIKNFKKGFEDDYGVNMTPNRLRIFCEVERPSLGIGWPPEGTMDLKTIKAVSAVVTGTPEQPDQYPYIDSWLWLARDPPPRARLCIQKERGKTLMAQKSTDDKKEILQDPDGSDLPSPPYWMTRRPPNAPPGPEAALMTTDPGPAGAPPVAPGPITPEIVELPSRQAPIPAVGTSSQRPQDSASAEPPKQYPPLPVSTDGRGEGDTGIRPRLRSTKEPGESVPQQVPRRELQQPVQQTDTTTSLPAPTITNHFPLWTY; encoded by the coding sequence ATGGGAGGAAGTGTATCTAAGGCAACTGTATTGGAGTGCGTgattaagaattttaagaaggGATTTGAAGACGACTATGGGGTGAACATGACGCCTAACCGACTCCGCATATTCTGTGAGGTTGAACGGCCCTCTCTGGGAATAGGATGGCCACCAGAGGGCACCATGgacttaaaaacaataaaagcagtCTCTGCAGTAGTAACAGGAACGCCGGAGCAGCCGGATCAATACCCATATATTGATTCATGGCTGTGGTTGGCTCGAGATCCTCCCCCTCGGGCAAGACTCTGCAttcaaaaagagagagggaaaacatTAATGGCACAAAAATCGACTGAtgacaaaaaagaaattctgcagGATCCGGACGGGAGCGATTTGCCCTCTCCCCCATACTGGATGACGCGTCGGCCACCTAATGCTCCACCAGGACCGGAGGCCGCCTTAATGACCACGGATCCAGGGCCTGCTGGGGCTCCACCAGTTGCTCCTGGGCCAATTACCCCGGAGATCGTAGAGCTGCCATCTCGGCAGGCTCCGATCCCGGCGGTAGGAACCTCTAGTCAACGTCCACAGGACTCAGCCTCAGCGGAACCTCCTAAGCAGTATCCGCCTCTCCCGGTGAGTACTGACggaagaggggaaggagacacaggaatTCGACCGAGGCTGCGCTCCACCAAGGAGCCGGGGGAAAGCGTCCCGCAACAAGTGCCTCGCAGAGAGCTACAACAGCCTGTTCAGCAGACAGACACTACCACCAGCCTCCCCGCGCCTACTATTACCAACCATTTTCCTTTGTGGACCTACTAA